atatctgtattacatgtattataTGTCttgcaaagcattttgagctcaacccacagggggcgccaTAAATGTAATTTGTAGTCTTGACTGTCCCTCCCACCAGTTTTTTAAGTCTAAAATCTGTTTTACACCATAAAAATAACTTGTAGTTGTCATGCCCTGTTTTATCAGTTCAGGAAGAATAAAGTAAGAGATTGCAGAGATTCTGACTCTGATTGTGACGAGAAGGACCAAGAAGACCGAGGTCTCCTCCTCAGACAGGTCTAGACCTCGCTCCCTCTTATTCATGGGTCTTCATGTCAAGAATTCTGTTGAAGTGTGCATTTGTTTGTCTTCAGAGTCTGGCTGTGGTGCTGGTGAGGTTCATACGAACTGGAGTTCACTGTCGTCTGCTGAGAGTCGCACTACGCACACTTAGGATCCTCTCCAGAGACAAGAGGATCCTGGGCCCTTTTTTAACCGACAACGCCCTCCTCACTCTAGCCAAACTGGCCGGGCTGAGCACGAGTGACGCAAACGACGACGTCAGCGACCCTGACTCCGATTTCTTTGACAACATCATCTGTTCTCTCGCCGAGGTCAAAGCACCGATGTGTCGCGGCTATCGCCACAACACCGAGGTCAACGACCAGAATGAAGAGTGCTCTGCATTTGAGGACGATGCCAACAGCGACGTCAGCGCCACCAACTGCAGCGACCTGGACAGCATCAGCTGCTCCAGAAGCCACAGGCCCAGCATTAATGAAACACACAGAGGCAGCATCCATCAAAAGGAGCTCGAGCGAGGGAGGAAGGACCGCCGTGAGAGCAAGATGGATGGTGACGATGAGGAGGATGGGGCGTCGGGAGAGGAGGTTGCGAAGAAAGAGGCCTTGAAGGTGTTGTGTAATGTGGTATATAACAGCACCTGGGCACAGGAGAGATTCAGTGCACTCAGGTGGGATTTTTTTATTCATCActatttattaggggtgtcacaagatctcgcaagattaaaatgtaataagatttctcgttcagaaaaaaactgtcttgtgggcactttGGCACTGAGGCGGGAATTGGCAACCACGTTTCTGTCAGTCTACCCtagggcagctgtgactacagacttggttaccaccagtgtgtgactgaggagtgaatgaataatgggttcacttcaatGTGAaacgctttgggtaccttgaaaagcactttatttattattataatttttattattattactattactaggTCTGTggcaataataaatgaattgattaatcacacaataaatgaaaatgaacttgataattttgctagCTTCAATAGATttctatgtgcatgtgtgtctgtttacctcttctcccgcctccaaacaggcaggaagagaggtcactctgtgcattggtttcagcaccttggcatgtttgttccatagaacaacggcatgaatggattgagcccttttgtcagtcatacagtgggTTTGTCTCAGTgggaggaggcggggccgctagcatacacacaagaagagtgtaacgtagaacaaattcaattagtagattgcaatatattgtcatttatttttgaatgttaacatctcgtctcgttctcgtaaggccaatctcatgtattgtcttgtctcgtgacaccactACTATTTATATTTATAGGTTGGACACATCTTTTCACACAGCTTGTTATCTTATTTTGGTCAGGCTGATATGTGGCCTGAAAGAGCGCCTCTCCTCCGGTATCAGTTGCCCGGCTTCCTCTAGTGTTCAGTTCTACGAATTACGACTCACCTTCCTCACCACTGCACTGCGACCTGAACTCAGCACTCAGCTTCAGCAGGTGACTCTCCAGTTCTACAACAGTGATAGAGACCAAGGAGTTTTGATATAGGACACAGTGAGCTCTGACTTTATGTGCCTCTTCCAGGAGGGAGGCGTCTCCATCCTCTCAGCAGCCCTGGAGGGCTACCTGGAGGTGCAGTGGAAGGAGCAGTACGAGTGTGTGCTGGACCCAGCTGCGCAACCTATTTCTCTGGAGACCTCTCAGCGCATCATCGAGATTCTCAAAATCCTCTTCAACGTCACACATAGAGCCCACAGGCAGGCGCCGAGTGAGGTGGGCATCAATGTGAACAGAATTCCTGCTTGCTTCCTGTCACAACAGCACACCTGTATGTTGGCTCAATCTTCAGGCTGATGCAGCTCTATACCGGCATCTAGTGGCAATCCTGCGTCTCTGCATGACGCGGAAGTGCATGTTGCCAGAGGACACTGATGAACTGCAAGGGTAACCATTTCATCTCTCATTAAACTTAATGTACAGTAGATGACTAAAATAATTATGCTGTCActccttcatttatttattttaaagtctgttctttttattttgcagtcaCACAGTCAACCTGTTGTCGGCGCTGCCTCTGCAGTGTCTGGATGTTCTCCTGATGGTGCCGCTGGAGCTCGACTCAGAGCAGTGCCAGGGAGTCAACATGGACTGTGTCCACACCCTGCTGCTGTTCATGGAGAGACGCCTGGAAGCAGTAAGAGAGTCATAAGAGTGAAGCATTTTGTTGCAATTGCACTGCTATTATTTGGCAATCTTATACACTATTAGTGTGAATGGTGACCGAGTCCAATCATGTGGCACTGATGTCATCACCTATGCTGATTACATCCTCTGGGGCTGGGGTGTCTAAACGTTTTTCCAGTTGCATACACACAAATTACAGGATGTGTGGCGCCACTTTTTGTacgtacattttgtgcattaaagatgctatgCAATGTTATCtacacaaaacatccacatctgaGCTTTGTGTTGTTGATGTCTGTGAACATTTTCATTCATCTAGGTCATTGTACTCTCAGGGTATAGCATTGATCACAAAGGGAGTGTTCAGTTTGTAAGATTCAGTTCTGTCTTGGATAGGACAGCACCAtatcctatctagtcttgagcatgaactgatgaagcctgctcggatgggAAGCGAAACATTCCGGTTGtgattgattcaatgccctgagagttGTTTGTGTTATAGGTCACAAAGCAAATCAATATAACATGTAATAGTATATCCAGTTAATAAtagatttatttcatttttacaatatgctgagggccaataaaaaatgagctgcagcttgaaaatggtccctgggctgcactgtggAGACCCCTGCTCTTTTGGACATTGATTCTCAAACTATGGTACCACTTCTGGTACATCTCCATTTAGTCATACTcaagaacaacagcaattaCTTATTTAGTTTTTTACCAAACATCAAACTATATTACAAACATAttgagtggaaccttggttagcgtacgccatGGTTAGAatagtttttgctttacatcaaaaatgtatgcaaaaataTGTCTCGTGCAATATGGCATATACCAGTAGCGTACATTATGGCCCTCGTCTTGTTGTCACACAGTCATGcgacaagtctctgcttttcttaattgatcatggctgcaaaataacccacaatggagccaaagaaagtttcaagtgccagcacttctataaagaaggtgagaaacactgctgaattCAAGCAATAACCACGGAGTTGGTGTCCGTGTCGACCTCTGCTTGTCTGACGCCGGCTGCTTGAtagccatctttgtcaacaatcacgtttTCAATCATGGTAAacaatttgaattgttttctgcatggacAACTATAAtggtaaaagtataaaaaagtgttttgtgttttgggtGTCCGAAACAGATTAAATggctttgcattatttcttataggaaaaatgtAATCGGTTAGAGTACGTGGTTTGATTCGGACCTTCTGGATCGGATGAGTGATGCTAACAGAGGTTCAACTGTACGtcattgtaaaaagaaaaaaaaaaaaaaatgtttactgcATATGCCACAAGCCAATTGCTGTACCTGCAAGTACAAGCCACAGATTTGAAGTTAAACTGTGATGGTAGGTGGAGATACTTGGTGTAAaaaaattgagaaccactgctcttgGGGTTATATTTGCATAACAATTTGGGATCACCAGTATACAGTAGATGATACTGATGAATCACGATGCAACAATAACATGATATTGCTTTTGTTGTGCTTCCCAGGGAGATAAAGCCAAAGAGAAACTGACTCCAATCCTCAGTCTACTGACAGAAAGCTGTCGGGCCCACAAAGAAACGCGCCATTACATCAggaaatatgtaataataaaccTGACAAAATTGCATTGTTAATTAGTCCGTATTGATATTATATTTGTTCTGGTACATAATGATATGTACATTTTATGAGCAATAGATCCTACCTCCTCTGAGAGATGTTTCTCAGAAGCCGGAGGAAGGCTGCACCTTGAAGAGTCGCCTCATCCGTCTCATGACTCACCTGGACACGGACCTCAAACATTGCGCcgctgactttatttttgtcctcTGCAAGGAAAATGGTAAAACTAAACACCTACaattgtatataaataataacaaacatcCCCTCCTTTTCTCTTCGTAGTGAGGCGTTTCGTGAAGTACACAGGTTACGGCAACGCGGCGGGCCTCCTCGCCACCAGAGGCCTACTGGGCGGCCCGGCGTCCAGAACCTCCTGCAGCGACACCCTGTACTCCAGCGATTCAGATTCGGACACCGAGGAGTACCGCCAGGTTAAAGATCGCATCAACCTGGTGACTGGGAGAGTGGAAAGGGAGCAGACGGACCACATGGAGGGCATGAcggaggaggagaaagaggaggaggctAAGAGTCTCATTAGGCTCTTCAACAAGCTGTCCAGGTCTGTTCAAATCAACACAGTCAGGCAAGGCCATCAACATCACAACTTCATTCACATTTACTGCAGGGACAACATTATTCAGCCAATGGGAGTGGACGCAGATGGGAAGCTGGTCCCAATGGCGGGACTGAGGGAGAACAGCCTCACGGAAGAGTCGGCGTCAGACacagatgaaatagagaacggCTCAAATCAATGAAGTCCATTCTatcgatttatttatttatttatttatttaacttttaatgctcaaatactgtatttgtcatAAATGGTGGAGAAACCTAGAGAGACGTCACACAGGCACAAGGTTTTTAAAAcgggtttaattttatttgtccCTACaggatacattttatttattttttattatattggaCAACACTATATGGACATaaatattgggacatgtttgatGGGCTCCAAAATTCACAGTCATGCTGAAATAAAAAAGAGCGTTCATTTTcagggggaatccccactcacagtgacaggttttcaccgctgcgctgTGCAAGGATttgaacaccaatataaattaaatcttcaagcttaaaaacactcttaatgcacaaaataattatcaaacttatttgttcatataatgcacacagaaaaatgaacaacttcatgctctgtctcctttctgctacgttctccttgcgccgtgagacgttcaggcgcacttgtaattgtgagtgttcgacgctaatttattttttcccacataccccctatgacaattggcgtacacCAATGGAACCTAGACCCTAAACTACAGTATTCCTTTCATGTGACAAAACATTGGAAACGTTCACTGCAAATTCCTGATGACACATTTGAAGGCGTCACTTTAGGTGTGGCTATGCACGCTCCAAGCCTCGTTGGAAAGCTGCCCTTTATATAATGAGCGAGGTCATATCCACATGAAtacggatattttcaaaaacgcacatcTGCCCCTCTCTGGTGTCACAACAATCTCTATCCACACGGTGACGTTTTAAAACTATTCTTATCCACATGAATACGCATATGCAGGCTGTCATGCACATGACAAAGTAAGGGGGCGCTGCAGCCATGGTCTGTTACGGCGATTTGAACCAATCAGAGACGGAAATGACGTCATTTCCGTAGACATGTAACAAACAAGGCGATGTACAGTAGAAGCTACATGTGGACCGCTAGTGAAGTAGCGATACTTTTCAGTACACATTTGTCAGCAAAGTTTATTGAATCTAAaactgaaaatggatgaaacatgttctttattaaaatgtatcaGATGTTGATTATCACTACAGTGTTGATCAAGAAAAGGTCCTTCGGCTGTGAcgctatcattgctgaaataattgtgttctggcaaattgtccttgtttaCTTACCTCCACGAAACAGTTAATGCAGAACAAGGCAGGCAAATATA
This sequence is a window from Dunckerocampus dactyliophorus isolate RoL2022-P2 chromosome 2, RoL_Ddac_1.1, whole genome shotgun sequence. Protein-coding genes within it:
- the si:dkey-94f20.4 gene encoding synembryn-A isoform X2, coding for MVVDVEGIIRCIRHRDDSGVHNQLQEFNREQRKMEEFRKNKVRDCRDSDSDCDEKDQEDRGLLLRQSLAVVLVRFIRTGVHCRLLRVALRTLRILSRDKRILGPFLTDNALLTLAKLAGLSTSDANDDVSDPDSDFFDNIICSLAEVKAPMCRGYRHNTEVNDQNEECSAFEDDANSDVSATNCSDLDSISCSRSHRPSINETHRGSIHQKELERGRKDRRESKMDGDDEEDGASGEEVAKKEALKVLCNVVYNSTWAQERFSALRLICGLKERLSSGISCPASSSVQFYELRLTFLTTALRPELSTQLQQEGGVSILSAALEGYLEVQWKEQYECVLDPAAQPISLETSQRIIEILKILFNVTHRAHRQAPSEADAALYRHLVAILRLCMTRKCMLPEDTDELQGHTVNLLSALPLQCLDVLLMVPLELDSEQCQGVNMDCVHTLLLFMERRLEAGDKAKEKLTPILSLLTESCRAHKETRHYIRKYILPPLRDVSQKPEEGCTLKSRLIRLMTHLDTDLKHCAADFIFVLCKENVRRFVKYTGYGNAAGLLATRGLLGGPASRTSCSDTLYSSDSDSDTEEYRQVKDRINLVTGRVEREQTDHMEGMTEEEKEEEAKSLIRLFNKLSRDNIIQPMGVDADGKLVPMAGLRENSLTEESASDTDEIENGSNQ
- the si:dkey-94f20.4 gene encoding synembryn-A isoform X1; translation: MVVDVEGIIRCIRHRDDSGVHNQLQEFNREYAQCFFFDTEERDKRNQRKMEEFRKNKVRDCRDSDSDCDEKDQEDRGLLLRQSLAVVLVRFIRTGVHCRLLRVALRTLRILSRDKRILGPFLTDNALLTLAKLAGLSTSDANDDVSDPDSDFFDNIICSLAEVKAPMCRGYRHNTEVNDQNEECSAFEDDANSDVSATNCSDLDSISCSRSHRPSINETHRGSIHQKELERGRKDRRESKMDGDDEEDGASGEEVAKKEALKVLCNVVYNSTWAQERFSALRLICGLKERLSSGISCPASSSVQFYELRLTFLTTALRPELSTQLQQEGGVSILSAALEGYLEVQWKEQYECVLDPAAQPISLETSQRIIEILKILFNVTHRAHRQAPSEADAALYRHLVAILRLCMTRKCMLPEDTDELQGHTVNLLSALPLQCLDVLLMVPLELDSEQCQGVNMDCVHTLLLFMERRLEAGDKAKEKLTPILSLLTESCRAHKETRHYIRKYILPPLRDVSQKPEEGCTLKSRLIRLMTHLDTDLKHCAADFIFVLCKENVRRFVKYTGYGNAAGLLATRGLLGGPASRTSCSDTLYSSDSDSDTEEYRQVKDRINLVTGRVEREQTDHMEGMTEEEKEEEAKSLIRLFNKLSRDNIIQPMGVDADGKLVPMAGLRENSLTEESASDTDEIENGSNQ
- the si:dkey-94f20.4 gene encoding synembryn-A isoform X3 translates to MEEFRKNKVRDCRDSDSDCDEKDQEDRGLLLRQSLAVVLVRFIRTGVHCRLLRVALRTLRILSRDKRILGPFLTDNALLTLAKLAGLSTSDANDDVSDPDSDFFDNIICSLAEVKAPMCRGYRHNTEVNDQNEECSAFEDDANSDVSATNCSDLDSISCSRSHRPSINETHRGSIHQKELERGRKDRRESKMDGDDEEDGASGEEVAKKEALKVLCNVVYNSTWAQERFSALRLICGLKERLSSGISCPASSSVQFYELRLTFLTTALRPELSTQLQQEGGVSILSAALEGYLEVQWKEQYECVLDPAAQPISLETSQRIIEILKILFNVTHRAHRQAPSEADAALYRHLVAILRLCMTRKCMLPEDTDELQGHTVNLLSALPLQCLDVLLMVPLELDSEQCQGVNMDCVHTLLLFMERRLEAGDKAKEKLTPILSLLTESCRAHKETRHYIRKYILPPLRDVSQKPEEGCTLKSRLIRLMTHLDTDLKHCAADFIFVLCKENVRRFVKYTGYGNAAGLLATRGLLGGPASRTSCSDTLYSSDSDSDTEEYRQVKDRINLVTGRVEREQTDHMEGMTEEEKEEEAKSLIRLFNKLSRDNIIQPMGVDADGKLVPMAGLRENSLTEESASDTDEIENGSNQ